A stretch of DNA from Ricinus communis isolate WT05 ecotype wild-type chromosome 4, ASM1957865v1, whole genome shotgun sequence:
ACTTGAATTGCTcctaaaagagaaaaagaatgatCAAAAGCTTAACTTTTCAAGTGTCATTAGCTTAGCCATCTTCCTAAAAGGACCAAAAGTTAAACTTCAGTGGCAGTGTGAAGCATAATCGTACTGTTAGGTGATATTATGGATGAATAATACAGAAATACAAATCAAAATTGTAATAATAAACAAGCAATAATACCACCAATTGACACAGTGGTCAACTACGAATGTGGgggaaaagttaaaaagacaaataataacccaaaaaataagagagaggagagagagagagagagagagagagagagaaataaaaatttagttagaAAAATTAGTAAGACATGAGAAATACAAACTTCCCTAATTTCCAGGCAATGTGCAAACAAAACTCCCAAAGAACCAAACAAGAGGACCCCATGAAAGATGTAACTTTTAACGgtcaattacaataaaattCCACTTCAGCATTTTCCTAGTTCTTTTATTAGGAACATAAGCAATAGAACATGAGgagggaaaaagaaataagaggAGAAAGCACAAAACTCATTATATACATCACAATCacaagaaaaattatccaAAGTTTCTTCACAATTGCagtaaacaagaaaacaacataaaaaGCACAGCAATTTAATAAAGCAAAACACAGAGAGCAACATATTCAAGTAACTAGAAACAAGGAAATCacttaaaaatgaaaggaaagatGTTCTTACCTTGATCTGTGCATTCTATTTCGTCTACCGGAAGGACTATGCCTGAACACATTAGTTTCTTTTCTAAGCTCTCCATCAAAGTAATGAGCAACTGGAGCTTGTTTAAGAGTAACAATGTAAACAGCTGCAGTTGCACTATCAGAATTATTATTCTGACATGAAACACCCACAATAATCCCCAAGCAAAAAACAACCATCAATTGCACCAAGTAAATCCTCTCCATTACAGAACAACTGAACTGGGAGCTGACTCGACGAAACCCAGAAACCAGAAACCCACAAAAATGAAGAAGGATACGATCTTTGCTTTGTTTTAACTCATTAACAGCAACTCATAAGCTCcactttcataaaaaaaaagcacCAGCCTTTTTCTCTAACCCAGAACCAGAAATGCAGAGAAACTTCAAACTAAGAACAGCTTCTTTGTTCTAGTGAAGTTTGCCCATTAAGCTTCCACTGAAAAAACAATGTGAAATTGGCAGAGAAAACGGAGCTGGGGTTTTAGTGGAGAGAAAGCAGAAAGTACCCTTTTGTTAActtttgagagagagagaggagcaGATAATTTATAGCTGGATTATAgtataaggaaaaataaaaaagaatctGCAACTTTCTTGGGCGCTGCGAATATGAACGTTtagttaaataaaagaaaagctaaaaatCACAGtatataagagaaaatatgaacgttttctttttgttttttttccttttcttgacTGTTGGGTCCTTTTTTTGTGTCCATTTGtgtgaataattttatttcccttttattcattatatttttgcttatttttcaGAATATTATTATCCATAAATTAAGCTAACATCTAATGTTTGCTAATATAGAactgaaaatttataaatagtgACCCTTTTTAGCATGAAACTTTCTttcttatgaaaaattatatccCATGTTCATAGATACTGTCATCATAGGTAATATCCCATGATAATgatattcttattaatttattaattctaccACATCTATAGTTATAGTTTTATTAGAACaataaatatagttaatatattataataaagattTTCAACTCGACCTCGGATATTAAGCATCTAACTATAAGATTAAGGTTGAAGAATACTAATTACTActgatataataaataaataaaacctaTTACATCAGcaattaattctaattatgaataataaaataacaaactaagattaaaaagaaagaaaatggtgGGGGCATGAACGAAAATGATTGAAGATGTTTAGTTGATTTTGGccctctttttgttttttgttggAAATTAGTGTGGGTATTGCATCCCCAACGTTCTAATTTTGTAAGGTACCCGTGACCCAATTTTCCTTCTGTCTCTGAAGGCTGTAATCTGTTGTACTATTAGACAAATTTTAGtaagtaaacaaaaaaaacagGAATGTTTCTAGATTATTGTGGGGGGGACTCTCTTCTCTTAGTGGTGGAAAAGGCCACACTTTCTTGCCTTAAGTGCGCATGAGGTAGTCGACAATCCGGTAAAATCATTATAACCAAAAACATGATGATGAATTGGTGGTGTTTGTTTGCTTATAGCCCTAATCTAAGTGTTGtattatagattaattttttttattgcaaaTTAGAAATCGGTTggtattcttatttataagaattatagGACCATTAAAGACTCggttgatatttttattttataaagattACGATTATGTTagagattaaattttttggttgttttatccatcgtttttttttattattttcgtaataaaaagatatatgtatatataaaaaagtatttgTATTTATCATGCGGTTCACAagattcattaaaataaaaaaaattaatattatataataaaattatcaaatttatattttaatgaaatatataagattaatttattCGTTAATTGAGGTGATATTCGTATAATAGAAACATGATGTTTCAGATTCGAAActtcaatttcatttttagtaattaaaagaaaattcattagGAGTATGGCTGAAATATGAATCTACTATTAGGGGAggacataaaaagaaataaaactctttattttcctgtttaaaaatatcaaattagtCGAGActaattagtatttaaaatttaaaattttaatcaaactaattaactAATTGAATTAGTCGGTTGATTGGCTTAATCGATTggattaatttattcaaaataaaaacagaaaattaatCGATCGATGAATTATTAATCTGATTTATTTTGAAACTTAACTCATTAATACCAATAAATAGGAAAATGAACACTCACATTCTTACAACatcaaagaatattaataacaGAGCAGATCTAACTTTAGAAAGTGGAATAGCACACTAGTGACTTACTTCTTCAGAAGAATCTCCACCAAAAAGATGGGTGATGATATCATGTGGATGTGAGTGAGTGGGCATggtttcctttccttttcttttctcttttatgttGGCTTTGTCAAAGTGGTAGTGGGGTGGCTCATTTCCTCTCATGCCATCATTTCTCAAACTGTtgctaataaaatatagtCGTTAGTGAGACTGGCATGCAACTTTTGAAGTCTCAATTAAAAACAAAGTAATTTTCACAGCCCTGAtctagtctttttttttttattattattaattaatattttattgctcgtaaaaattttatttaatattattttaaattaattttaaatattacctCCCTATTCATTAACacttttgtttttgtattattCATTACTATTTCCATACATTTCCATGTGACTTTCTCTGTCTGTCCTTTGACAATTCTGTTGCTTAAGAAATCAACCCGTTAGAGgccaatttcttttcttgtttcttggTTTGACAATTTTCAGTTATTTGACATGAGAAGAGACATGTTAGATTTTAGTGACatcatatttaagaaaataaatatagaaattgttattaaattgCTTGATGAAGCTGAGAAAAGATTAATATGCTAAACTAAGTTGATGTTGATGGGCCTCAAATATACTAAACTAAGCAGATTAAACTCAAAACtttcatttttcaataataatctctcaaatattgataatcattattattaatataaagtgtttagtaaatatatttataaaattattatttatatatttaataattgatgTATATATTAGTCAAATACtctgaaaatattttatttattacattctatttctttttttaaactttataaaatcttaattcgGTCAAAAAATTAGATCAATATGTGTGGATGacgatgataataataataataataatagcttataatatttaaagttttttaaatttaataaccCAAATCTTACTTTGTTATAATGTTTGtgatataattcttttaaaacttttatatgtTATAAGTAAAGCATCAAATgttaagtaattttataaatttgataatcattaattaaatatatatactttcttgatatttattaatcataggagatgtttataaaaaataaaaagataaagaaattgagtataatatcatatgagatttatatcttataataaatttaaaaaggctTAATGttcaaaaatttcatatttctaTGACATTTAACAATTTTGActgaattgaaaaattattaacaattttaactaatttttaatttttatcaaaattaaggaAATAAGTCAAGACTTCCAAAAATCGCATtggtttaaaatttttaaccttttaaaagtaaacataaaataatattatttcttatttagttTAGTGATAAGCATATAATTCTTAATAAGGCTGCAagtttaaattctaaattttacatatttttcatataattgtACATCAGGTCGAGCTATAGACTTAAACCGATGATATATACATATCTGAACACGTTTTCATCTCTCACCTCTTCAATCATTtgcatcaaataaaaaataaagtccCAATCCAAATTAATAATGGTAGAGGAAGGATTCAAGCACCAAACTTTCTCATGTGATTGCAGAATTTCCTCCATGCATACCATGTCTCCATGAATGCCCCCCAGGACATGAAGGAAATGGAAATCACAGATTTTGTATAAGAAAATTCATGAGGAAGTGGCTCTAGAATGGTGATAAAGTAAGAGCAAATCCCAAAATACTACAGATTATTGGCTAAGTGTCAGGAGGAAGAGAGAAACATTAAATCTAGTTacgtattaaaatattttataatttagtattagattattaataatatatcgGTTTAGTATATGAATAGGAACATGCactaaatctaaataaaagaattaattttatatttttacagtttttaaaagtttttaggctttgtatttagtttttggaataaaataattatttctatttctaaacaaattataatcaaatgTTGGTGATAATGGATGGGTGGTCGTTGTTGGTGGATGATGGCGGTGGTGGCAATGACACTAGTGGGGATGGGCGGTGAGCGGTGGTTGATGAGTGTTGGTGGTAAGGCCCCGGGTGGGGcaaaatacataataaaaaatagaacaaaagatagacaattaaaaaaatatgtcatgttttaaaatataaaatgatcattctttaatttattatgacatagatatttcataaaattagaaaataataatattgtaaataattattttctattaaaatttgaaccagattttgaaatattactttaaatgaaataattatatgatattactttgcaattgcttgaattaaaTATAGTCTTAAGACTCTGTTGAAGCATGAACCATATATTAGACGCcggatttttttttataattacaaattttatttaatttcaaatatatgattataatttttcttatatatatataatataataatattaatttttaaaatttaaatctttttgacatgtgtatttaatttttgatgcataaaattattgtcttgacatatgtatttatttttgacacataaaatttaaacatgtgtataattttataattttttctattaatttattgattaataagttactctcctaattaaacacctattctaatcctaagaaataacatattaataataaattaattttctaattagataataattaattttctaattagataataattattctaaaaaatatatttaattatattttaaatattatattaactaataaattaatttattaattagataataatttttaattatagaataatatttttaaatattatattataatttttaattctaaaaaataataacatgaattatatgatatattaatttacataatattagaattagtaaataaatattttaaaataatatttatattgttatattaatagaattaaaaaatatttaaaatatttaaatataattagtttattattatttttaaaatattataattaaacattaaaaaattattaaattatattttataattttaattttataatcgaaatacgagtaaataattaattattactaaatattaaaagtgactcgtattcattttaataatttaatattagtaatacGTGACACTCGAATAATCCGAAAGAGGTGGCAAGTAGGATAGAGAAAACACAACATGAAACCTACGGCTAAAGAAAAGGGTGACTGCAATACATATCCATTTTTAAACCAAGAGAAAGGgataaacatatataaaggAAACAGGAGGGAAAACAAGGATCAAACAAATGGCATCGTCCTCATTAATGCCAACACTTGCATACTCTATTTCTCCTACTAATTTCAAGGGAATTACTTCAACCCCAAATCCATGGAAATTCAGAAGAATTTCTTTCCCCATTATTCGAGCAAACAGTACACTTGCTGACAGCTCTTCTCTCCTATATGCAGCCAAGCATACTGTATGAAATGATTCCCCAATTCTATActtagtttatttcttttttaatgtatCCTTGTAATTCTCTGCTCATTTTGTTTGCTTTCATGGTTTCTTATAATACCCATTGCCGGTTTTCCCTTCTTACCTACACTTGGGAGATGTGAATGCATTTTAAGTGGAGATTAAGTAGGTTATtgatgttttttcttttttttttggattttacAATTGGGCTTTGTTGGGATTTCGGTTAAGCTAATGGGTTTCAAACTGAAAGAAGAGAAGTACTAAGAAAGCTAAGGTGATTGTGATACCTAATCAACAATGTATTGAACTGCAATGCACCATGTAATGGCCATTTGATTGAAACAGTATAAATTGTTGgaaaattaattcaatcaTGTGCTGACTTAGTCTCTCTGTTAAATTTTTCCCAACATAATTTTCTTGTAATCAGAATTGCTTTCCACACatgtatttgttattttccTGGAAGAAGTTCTAAAACATAAATTAGTGTTTTATTTGCCGAGGTTGtcaaaatcttattacatagCTCATGTTAAACTAAAAATACTACGAGATTATGATTGCGTAATCTACATTAATACTTGGCATTTCATTAtaatggagaagaagaaagaacatACAAGAAGGATATTTACGTCCTAGTCATATCAgaattaattatcatttctATGTGAGATTCAAGCATTATTACATTCATCAAGTTGATGAAATTTATTTGCCATCcatttttctcatgttatttGCTTTAACTTCTAAATATATGTGGTTATTGGTGGTGGTTAATCACTTGAATATTCATTTGCAACTCGATTTTCTAGGTTGATACACACATAAAAAGTGGCATGGTTATTGGATTAGGGTCTGGACACGCTTCTGGTATGGCTATACAGTATTTGGGTCGGCAACTTCGTATTGGTGTTTTAAAAGATATTGTAGGCATACCCATGTGAGTTTATATTCTCCCTTACCATCATTAGAGatgattcttttctttatcttatcaTCTGccatgtcttttttttttttttttccattcaGGTTAGTTGTGTGCCACTTGATTTATTTGTATGACCTTCCAAGACATGGTTAAAGAACAGGAAACAAAGCCCATCCTTTTAGACTTGTCTGACTTTGcaagttttgtttttcttctgcCTATGAATTACACTTAAACTCTCATATGTGCTAGTTTTTCTGTAGTCCTTTGCCTTCAGTCTTTATCTATGCTCACATTTAGGATTGTGCTCTTGTACTTCTGCGGCAATAATCTTTCAATATccttttcattattctttccaTTTCTACTTCTAAATGTATGCGTTGCTTTCACTTCCTTCCAGGTCAATAGCAAGTGCAAGTGAAGCAGCAAAGGCAGGCATTCGTTTGGACCAATACCAAGATGGTTCTCAAGTGTGCTTACATTCTAATTGTGTTTTTAAGTTTCTTGCATTTCAGTATACAAGTTCCGGATGCTTTTGCATGTTCATATAACATGCAGAAAATGCTGAAGCAAAAGCTAGATTGAACAGGAGGAAATCAGAACTATCTAGAATCAGATAGATTGATTAGTCAGAAGTTGGAATGAAGAGACAAAATCTGTTGAAAAGTGAGAAGAATGGAAATCTATGGGAGCATTTATTGCACTAGTTTTAAGGATACGATTagaatttcttatttcttgCATGATTTTGAACAAAGTTTGTTGACCCTTGCCACTATTTACTTTAAGTTGCTATTCTGTAGATTGATTTTGCATTTGACGATGCTGATGTTCTGGAAGAAGACACACTAATTGCAGTCGTTGGTCGCCAAAAAATGCAAGGTGAGGAGTCATTCATCCAAGAGAAGGTGAGTTTGTTGTTGTATTTCCCGCTTCCATGgagttttagaaaattaaatcattGCTTGGAGATTTTCAGAACCATATATGTGCATATATTTGATAGTCGatgtttttattatagaaCATTCTGCATTGTTTCCTAAAATTTTCTCCCAATATGAAACACTCACCAAAAGCATTTCCTCTTTTCATATTCTCTTGCAGTCAATTCTAAATGCAGCCAGTAGGCATGTTTTCATGATCTCAGAAAAGCAGTATAAAAGCCGTCTAGATGGTTCCATACCAGTTTTAATTCAACCCGTAAGCAACtgaatttaaatcaaaatctTAGACTGCCAGAACAAGATTGATAATCGGATTAACTGAATTCGTTTTCTTTCAGCTGAGCTGGATGGAAACTGCAGAACAGATAGATGATTTGTTTTTAGGTGATGCAGAGGTATGAATATCAGAGCATGCATCACTGTGGTTAATATTTAACACTGATTCACTTTAATTACGAAAGTAAAAAATCTCTTGTATGATTGAAATCATGATACTGAGCTCCATAAAAAACTATATTGTCTCAAAATGAAAGCCTTGTATGCAAAGACCTGACTGAGGAATCTTGTTTTCTTACTTGAGTGTCAAATTAATGTTTAATATcatgaaaaaaatatgatttgatTACTTAAATGAGCAGCAACATCTTGGCCCTCTAGTGCAATACAACAGAGACTGTTATTTGGATGGGATCTTGAGTAGGGAAAGAACCTCAATAGAAATATTTCTAGTCCTAAATAACTTTTAGTGAATTGCTGCTCTGTGAACTCAAATTAGTTCCTTGACTACTTGCCTGCTATTGACAGCCTTATATTTGACAAAAGGATGTGGAGTTTTgtgattcaattatttatttgaattctaACCTGCCCTTTTTCTCATGCTTTGGCATTCTGGTTTATTATCAAAGATATGGAGAAGACCTTCTATAGGGCAAGCAGGTCCGCTTGGAGGTGACTTCCCTCTTGTTACTAGAGAAGGTCACAATGTTCTTGATGTCATCTTTACGTCTCCAATACAAAGTCTTGGTAGGTTTAAGGAACTTGAttctttcttatataaatctgtttttttctttttcccctttccttacttcaatttttttattcacttGTCTGGGGTTTAAGATAACTTTTTCATGGCTCTCATAATTGTGGTTGCAGCTGAAGTGGCTGAAAGCCTTGACAAAGTTGATGGGGTTGTGGATCATGGAATCATTTCCAAGTTCCCGTTAGTCTCCTAGCTTCTTTGAAATCCCTAGTGTTTATATCTCTGTGTGTTTGaatttcttgtttcttgatataaattatataatacatCAAGTTCTAAAATAATAGGCAGAAGGGTGGACTTTTGAATTTAGGAGTATTTGTGAAGTTGGAACTGCGATGATCATGATAATATTGGCATTAACAATATGAAAAGTTAAAATGTAGTATGTGTCTTCTATGAAAGTTGCTTGAGAAATGGTGGATTTTGACATAGAGATTGAATACTGAAAGCTTCTCTTATATGCCACATACTTGTTGGGTAACTTAAATTCTGTTAATACGGTGCctaaaccaaaaagaaaagaaaaaaaagaaagaaaaaagagttttGTAATAAGTTTGTGCTTGTCTGTGTGGAAGGAGATGGTCCTCTCCACCTTTTCATTTGAGCTGATGGTTGGTTACCCTAATATGGCGGCTTGCTGATCCTAGATAATGTTCCAGTACTACTATATGCAAAGTCGAATTATGGTATTAAATGACTTTGATACACATGCCCAGTATATTCCTGTAGCTTCAGAATTATAGTTTGGGCATCCTTGAAACAGTACAATTTGCTCTAGTTTTTGATGAAATATTCTAGAAAAGTCAATCTTAAGTTCTATCCTACCCTTTACTAATTCTGCTTGCTGAGACCATACTCAAAACTCAAACCTGCACACTTGCATTTAATGGTTAAGCATTGTGGCTTGATTAATTTCTGTGCATGAACCTAGTGGAGAAAGCCGCCTTACTGATTCTATTTTGAACCGCATTCTTTGTTCTAGCTATGCTGtcatcaaaaaaaaatttgaacttCATGTACCAACAATTCGAGTAGttgttaaaaatcaaatattgcAACATTGATAGATGCCAACAGAATCGAAAACAGTGCAGGAAAGTATGAAATTGCCTGCGATTGATGACATCACAAAGCTATATGAACTAGAatgttagaatttaattagaaaaggaATATATACTAGGTGGAAACATGCATTTGGAAATTCTTAGAGCTTTATGTACAGATATGAAGCTGAATATAGTCGTATTACTCTTGTAGACGGATGCATTTATGTATAGATATGAAGCTGAACACAATATCACATTGTTCACAAGCAAAATCATGTCATGACCcatgaataacttaatttttcatcTTGTTTGCAAAAGAGAACCTCTGGATACCTCATATCTGCTGTCAAGTTATCAGTTTGTGTGTATAAACAGTACAAACTGTTTTATTCTTTCTCCAAGAAGGCTTCAAATTACTGATACACTTTCTACCttcttgtttgtttcttttttctttttttaattttggttaTTGAACCACAGATGCAGTGCAGTGATTGCTTCTGATAGTGGGCTATACATTGTAAATAATCCCTCAACAGATGCAGAGACGGTTGTCTTGTGAGTGATGTTTCTGGTATTGTTCCTGTACACAACCCATCCTTTTGTGAAGATTAATACCGagtaaagaagaaagaaagataattaGAGTTAAAAGATGTAAATTtatggcttttttttttctttcttttcctgtgTGACTTATCACTGATATGTAACAGTATATCGGTTTGCagttgaattaattaaacCAGTCCTGAATTTTCTGTGTCATAATTTGGAATCTTCAACTTCTGGCGGTATCCTCCAGTTTAGTATGAGTTTGGTTTAAGAAGACATAGCCTTGGGATTAAACCTGCAAGTAAACTTCTATTGGTACAAGGATATGGATGTCTGATAAGGAAACATGTCTGATATGGATTCCACTCAGTCCAGCAGCTGTGGCTAGCATTTCACAACTTGAAAACTCGGTGTAAAGtaataggaaaaataataaaaatatccatattttcttttatcaaaattacaatatttttttaatttttattgtattaaaatattaaaaatatgatttttaatttttttacaaaccggttttggttaatttttattttttctttagatatatcatttttactatgtaatttttttttttaaaaatatcttttttgttcttttttaaatttatggtgTGATtgttttttagttgtttttcgATGGTTTTGTAGTTGTTTTTCGGCTGTTACAAACAACggaaaaacaattgaaaaataatcacatcataaattaaaaaaaataaaaaaatagtatttttattttaaaaattcacatagtaaaaatgatatttttttattgattttaaactATTATAAAAAGTTCCCAAATTAATAAACTACTCACAACTACTATGTTATAGCTTAATTGATGTGGGGTTCTACATACTCTCCCATATATATCACgcaaaaatttcaaaatagaCTACATTTTAGTAGCGTACATGTTTAGATTGCTCGCTgaaactctttaaaatttttcagatattataaattttgaaaatctttGCAAATAagttttctatttaattaaattttattttttactttgagaaagataatataatttcttattatattaatattctaattttaaattattttatatttaaaagtttctTTGTAtctatgttttatttaatgtaGAAAGTGCAAgattaattaagttgatagataATGTTACATATATGTGTCCTAAAGGAGCTTCATACACAAAAGGCATACAACCAGCAAAAAAATCCctatatatgtgtatatatttgGTAGTCaatgtttttattatagaaCACTCTGCATTATTTCATAAGATTTTCTCCCAAGTGAAACACTCACAAAACTAACCAAAaagttttctcttttcatattcttttgtGCTCGATTCTAAATGCAACCAACCAAAGATCACGagtttaaatctttaaattgCATTTATCGTGCTCTAACATACATGTTTTAAAATGCTAGACAAATagatgatatatttttaggtGATTGTAGGGGTACTAAAAGACGACAATGTAGCTTAAGTTGTTAATTGGGCGATGCTTTTCGTGTTGGTAGATTTAGAGATGTTGTTACTTAATTCGTATGTGGTTTAGGGCCTTTACCCTCTTTacattataaaaagaaaaagaaaaaaccgaCAATGTAGTTATATTAAAACTCTTGAAATAGTGTTTTgccatttataaaaattatattcagtACACTCGAGATTATCTCtagatatatgtataaaagaaaagatgtcAATGCATTATGGCTactcaaatatttattaattaccaTTTGTGCATCGGAATGGCTCTTTATGGATTGAATAAGTCAACCATAAAGCCACTAGTCGAGTCCTTATTATTAACCAAAATAGATATACAAAACCTccatgaaaatataaaagaattttcgAACTAATTAAAGTCATGTGCAAGTTTTTTCACTCATGAAGCAGCAGCAGGCAGGGGCGGAATACTCTGCTCATTCTTGAAGAAGTTATCTGGATCCACTCTCTTCTTCACTTCTGTCAGTCTCCTGAAGTTGTTCCTGAAATACTTATGCCCATAAACCTCAGCTTCCTCAAAGTTTGTCAGGTTGCTTGGATTGCTACCAATGTCAAGATCTCTGTAGTTTAGAAATGCCTCTCTTGGGTCCTTGCTTACGTACGGAGCCATTGAGTCGTACATTTCTCTTGCCAAGCTAATGTGACGGTTGCTCGCCTCTGTCCCTTCCTGGAACCACAACGTGAAGTACTGAATCTTGAACAGGTATCCAGCCCTGTGAGGAAATGGAGTGCTTGTGTCTGGAATCTCACTCATTCTTCCTCCGTATAGATTCCACTGCATCACCATCCCTTCTGTCTTCAGGAACATCTTCCATATCTTCTCCAAATCTTTCTTT
This window harbors:
- the LOC8283913 gene encoding probable ribose-5-phosphate isomerase 4, chloroplastic isoform X2, producing MASSSLMPTLAYSISPTNFKGITSTPNPWKFRRISFPIIRANSTLADSSSLLYAAKHTVDTHIKSGMVIGLGSGHASGMAIQYLGRQLRIGVLKDIVGIPMSIASASEAAKAGIRLDQYQDGSQIDFAFDDADVLEEDTLIAVVGRQKMQGEESFIQEKIWRRPSIGQAGPLGGDFPLVTREGHNVLDVIFTSPIQSLAEVAESLDKVDGVVDHGIISKFPCSAVIASDSGLYIVNNPSTDAETVVL
- the LOC8283913 gene encoding probable ribose-5-phosphate isomerase 4, chloroplastic isoform X1, with amino-acid sequence MASSSLMPTLAYSISPTNFKGITSTPNPWKFRRISFPIIRANSTLADSSSLLYAAKHTVDTHIKSGMVIGLGSGHASGMAIQYLGRQLRIGVLKDIVGIPMSIASASEAAKAGIRLDQYQDGSQIDFAFDDADVLEEDTLIAVVGRQKMQGEESFIQEKSILNAASRHVFMISEKQYKSRLDGSIPVLIQPLSWMETAEQIDDLFLGDAEIWRRPSIGQAGPLGGDFPLVTREGHNVLDVIFTSPIQSLAEVAESLDKVDGVVDHGIISKFPCSAVIASDSGLYIVNNPSTDAETVVL